Proteins encoded by one window of Sphaerodactylus townsendi isolate TG3544 linkage group LG04, MPM_Stown_v2.3, whole genome shotgun sequence:
- the LOC125430489 gene encoding P2Y purinoceptor 8-like: MNYNHSQLDNETLAMLKNPAVRSILPVLYSLVVLISIPGNVFSLWVFFFHIKPKTSSVIFMINLSLTDLVLACCLPLQIAYHIEGNNWLYSNYLCSVVTVMFYANMYSSVLTMTCISFERFLGVVCPMKLVTWRKKRYALGGCIVIWAALLLALSPLAKTDLTYEVKELNIKTCFDVLKWTMLPSKVAWAAFLFALFGVFFLIPFIVTVICYIGIIRKLVQASHRYGNGQKTRSIWLAAIVLLVFITCFAPNNFVLLVHMISRLYLEKSYYHIYKLTLGLSCLNNCIDPFIYYFASKEFHQTFMQVIGRKVLLSDSTEIRRDSVFSANGRTMSARSMSSGPGEATGIDKPFLQRNESVF; encoded by the coding sequence ATGAATTACAATCATTCCCAGTTGGATAATGAAACACTGGCCATGCTTAAGAATCCAGCCGTCAGAAGTATACTGCCAGTTTTGTATTCACTGGTGGTTTTAATCAGCATTCCTGGAAATGTGTTCTCCCTCTGGGTTTTCTTCTTTCACATCAAGCCCAAAACATCTTCTGTCATCTTCATGATTAACCTCAGTCTCACAGATCTAGTTCTGGCTTGCTGTCTTCCCTTACAAATTGCCTATCACATCGAAGGAAACAACTGGTTGTATAGCAACTACTTGTGCAGCGTTGTCACAGTGATGTTTTATGCAAACATGTATTCTTCAGTACTTACAATGACCTGCATCAGCTTTGAGCGCTTCTTGGGAGTTGTGTGTCCAATGAAATTAGTCAcatggagaaaaaagagatatgCATTAGGAGGCTGCATCGTCATATGGGCTGCTTTACTATTAGCTCTGTCTCCACTAGCAAAGACAGACCTGACCTATGAAGTGAAAGAGTTAAATATCAAAACGTGCTTTGATGTCCTCAAGTGGACTATGCTTCCTAGTAAAGTGGCTTGGGCAGCTTTTCTCTTTGCACTGTTCGGTGTTTTCTTCCTGATCCCATTCATAGTGACAGTGATTTGCTACATTGGCATTATTCGGAAACTTGTCCAGGCTTCTCACAGATATGGCAATGGGCAGAAAACACGATCAATCTGGTTGGCTGCAATTGTCCTCCTTGTTTTCATCACTTGCTTTGCCCCCAACAACTTTGTCCTGCTTGTTCACATGATCAGCCGCCTCTACCTGGAAAAGAGTTACTACCACATTTACAAACTCACTTTGGGGCTCAGTTGCCTCAACAACTGTATAGATCCATTCATTTACTACTTTGCATCCAAAGAGTTTCACCAGACCTTCATGCAGGTGATTGGCCGGAAGGTACTGCTGAGTGACAGTACAGAGATCAGGAGGGACAGTGTGTTTTCAGCCAATGGCAGGACAATGTCAGCAAGATCAATGTCAAGTGGCCCTGGGGAAGCTACGGGTATTGATAAACCATTTTTGCAAAGGAATGAAAGTGTTTTTTAA